The sequence GTGAGACTCTCCACTTCTCGTGAGAGGAGCTGACCCCCTTGAGTCTGACAGGATGCCTGAGCACTGTGATCTCTGGGAGGAATAACTGGGGAGGGGTTTCCAATGGCGAGGGCTTTCTCAAGGACCAGAGGTATCTCGGCAAGCCCTGTGGGAGCCGGGATCCCAAACGTCTTCACtcttattcacttattcatttattaacatCACAGACATTTTTCAGTGCCTCCCAGAGATGCAACATTATTTCCCCCCTCCCCTCAACCGCGGAATCTAAGATGGGGGAACCAGGAAGGTGTGACAAGGCCAGAAGACGGCGCTGAAATCGGTTGGGCCAGGCTGGATGGGCTTGGCCAGCGGACCGGCCGAAATGCCCGCAGGGCTCACATCACCGAGCCCCGTCCAGTGACGGACGGAAGAGGACGCTTGGTGAGGCGGGATCCCCGAGCTCAGTCACTGACGTCGAAGACCGCCTGGGGGCGCTCGAAACACGGCTCGCGCGAGTGACGTCATCATAGGCGGTCCGGTGGAGCACGACCCGTCCGAGAGCGTCATATGACGTCATCCAGCCGTCCGGAAGCGCCCCCACGTGTCCTCCCACCTCGGTTCTGGGACCTCTGATCCCGGTATCACCCACCATGGGTCGCTCCCGCCGTACGGGCGCGCACCGAGCGCACTCCTTGGCCCGTCAAATGAAGGCGAAGCGGCGGCGGCCGGACCTGGATGAGATTCACCGCGAGTTGCGGCCCCAGGTCGCCGCACGGTCCCGGCCAGACCTAGGCGCTGAACCCGATCCCGACCTGCCAGGGGGCGGCCTGCATCGCTGTCTGGCCTGCGCGTGAGTTCCCAGCAGGCCCAGGCCTGAGGAGGAGAAGGGTCCGCGGTACGGGCCGGGGGTGTGAGGCCCGGGGTGTGCAGGGTTTCCTCTCTTGGGACCTGGGTGGGTCTGCCGGCCTCCCATGCCTTCAAGCCCGGAGCCTAGCGTCAGCAATGAGCTAGGGTCAGGGAAATAGGTGTACCTGAGAGGCATCACCTTCTAACTCTCCTCCCTACCCACCTCATCCCTACAGGAGGTACTTCATTGATTCTGCCAACCTGAAGACCCACTTCCGATCCAAAGATCACAAGAAGAGGTATGAAGGAGCAAGGGGAGGATTGATGGGTGGGTTGCCACGCAGACAGAGCTTGCTGTCCGATCAGCTTTCAATTCCTATTCTTTTTTCTCAGGCTGAAGCAGCTGAGTGTGGAGCCCTACAGTCAGGAAGAAGCAGAGAGGGCAGCGGGCATGGGTTCCTATATTCCTCCCCAGCGACTGGCAGTTCCCACAGAAGTATCCACGGAGGTCCCTGAGATGGACACGTCTACATGACTTGGCCTGAGGATGCGAGGCAGAGGAGCTGCCCATGGACAGTGGTACAGGGGCCAGGCTGGGAGAGACTGTGCCAATCTCTTTTGGTTTGGGGAGTGGATGGCCGCTTCCAGATACCCTCCCTTCCAATAAAGGAAATGTATAAATAGGGCTTGCCTCTCACTCATTAACCTCTGGGCCACTCCTCCAAATTCAAGCCCTGTAAAGATTTCTCTACTACTCCTGTGTACAGGACCCAGAGTGTTTACTCCCTGCTTGATTCAGCCTTAGAGCCTGCATCCTTGCCATCCCTCAGGGGTCCTGGCATCTGTGCTGAAGTCCCCCATTGGAGCCCAGGTGTGTGTGGGGTAATGGGTAGGATCAGGTTTATACTCTTGCTTACAATGAGGGCAGGGAGTGACCcccaggaaaagaaaggagattgTAGCCCCTGTGAATCCAGGGGCCGAGGCGAGAGGCTGCCTGCTTCGTCATGGAGCCTGTGGCGGCCGCCGCTGCCCCACCATCTTCCAGACAGCATAGCAGGAGCCGCCCAGCCCGAGGACAGCCAGCACTGCAGCCACAATCCCCGCCAGCGGACTCCGGGGCTCTGCCTTCAGCTCCCCGGCTATCTGCATCTGGAGATGCACAGAGGGTCCGCCTGAGGGGTCAGTCAAGACTACTGGGAAGGCGAGTGGGGTGGAAAGGGGCTCAGAAGCTACAGCTGGGGGAAGGAGATATGGATGTCATCGCTGCCCCAGGGAGATTCCACCCCGATCCCTCTCGCTTCACTGCCCATCTGGGCCCTGGTTGCTCAGGCGGCCGGGAACGTGACAGCCTGGTGACTGGGTAGC is a genomic window of Muntiacus reevesi chromosome 3, mMunRee1.1, whole genome shotgun sequence containing:
- the ZNF593OS gene encoding putative transmembrane protein ZNF593OS, coding for MRFRRLTPGYFRVLQMQIAGELKAEPRSPLAGIVAAVLAVLGLGGSCYAVWKMVGQRRPPQAP
- the ZNF593 gene encoding zinc finger protein 593, coding for MGRSRRTGAHRAHSLARQMKAKRRRPDLDEIHRELRPQVAARSRPDLGAEPDPDLPGGGLHRCLACARYFIDSANLKTHFRSKDHKKRLKQLSVEPYSQEEAERAAGMGSYIPPQRLAVPTEVSTEVPEMDTST